One genomic window of Polyangium aurulentum includes the following:
- a CDS encoding NAD-dependent epimerase/dehydratase family protein encodes MTILVTGSAGHLGEALVRSLRAGGRSALGVDIKPSPFTDRVGSISDRAFVEQCMGGVRAVVHAATLHKPHVATHSNQAFLDTNVTGTLALLEAAVAAGVEVFVFTSTTSTFGAALTPAPGEPAAWVTEGVVPVPKNIYGVTKVAAESLCELFFRKHRLPVIVLRTSRFFPEADDDPEVRGRYETGNLQANEMLYRRVDIEDVVSAHLVALERASAIGFGRYIISATTPFTPDDVAALRRDAAGVVRRLFPHCEEIFAARGWRLFPQIDRVYVNALARTELGWRPKYDFGHVLDCVRAGVDFRSPLARAVGSKGYHDRVFEEGPYPVR; translated from the coding sequence ATGACGATTCTGGTCACGGGAAGCGCGGGGCATCTCGGGGAGGCCCTCGTGCGCAGCCTGCGCGCGGGGGGCCGATCCGCGCTGGGCGTGGACATCAAGCCGTCGCCGTTCACGGACCGCGTCGGGTCCATCAGCGACCGGGCTTTCGTCGAGCAATGCATGGGGGGCGTGCGCGCGGTCGTTCACGCGGCGACCCTGCACAAGCCCCACGTGGCGACGCACAGCAACCAGGCGTTCCTCGACACCAATGTCACGGGCACCCTGGCGCTGCTCGAGGCGGCGGTCGCCGCGGGCGTCGAGGTTTTCGTTTTCACCAGCACGACGAGCACCTTCGGCGCGGCGCTGACGCCGGCTCCCGGCGAGCCGGCGGCCTGGGTCACGGAGGGGGTCGTCCCGGTTCCGAAGAACATCTACGGCGTCACGAAGGTCGCGGCCGAGAGCTTGTGCGAGCTGTTCTTCCGAAAGCATCGGCTGCCCGTGATCGTCCTGCGCACCTCGCGATTCTTCCCCGAGGCCGACGACGACCCCGAGGTCCGCGGGCGGTACGAGACGGGCAACCTTCAAGCGAACGAGATGCTCTATCGCCGGGTCGATATCGAGGACGTGGTGAGCGCGCACCTCGTGGCGCTCGAGAGGGCGTCCGCCATCGGGTTCGGCCGCTACATCATCTCCGCGACAACGCCCTTCACGCCCGACGACGTCGCTGCCCTGCGGCGAGACGCGGCGGGCGTGGTGCGCCGGCTCTTTCCCCATTGCGAGGAGATCTTCGCCGCCCGCGGGTGGAGGCTTTTCCCGCAGATCGACCGCGTCTACGTGAACGCGCTCGCCAGGACCGAGCTCGGATGGCGGCCGAAGTACGATTTCGGTCACGTGCTCGACTGCGTCCGCGCGGGGGTGGATTTCAGGAGCCCCCTGGCGCGCGCGGTCGGCAGCAAGGGCTACCACGACCGGGTGTTCGAGGAAGGGCCTTATCCCGTCCGCTGA
- a CDS encoding STAS domain-containing protein — protein sequence MHQALFEHCPEILVVANPDGVIIGANHEAERALGARCASGASLLDAVHPDDLPGFSLQWLRLAGGGAPSRAVSRIQVSDHGYRPFSWSARRLPESPAVHAVLIPASEEDLPPAPAKPEPSRPQVHTERLLRAILDTLDIAVSAIDERGVFTFHEGKVLAKVDKAFASNVGLNIFELYASTPVVVDNVRRALEGQQVNYTVDAHDAVWENWFAPIRDEQGQVTGAVAVSIDKTESRRAMQELEARLAIIERQQEVIRNLETPVIQLWEHVITLPMVGIVDSRRAARVMDDLLAAVVRTAARYAILDLTGVDTVDTATALHLIGLVRAIRLLGAEGIITGIRPTVAQTIVTLGLDLSSIITCGTLRDGLKLCIKRLNGAARA from the coding sequence ATGCACCAGGCGCTGTTTGAGCATTGTCCAGAGATCCTCGTGGTCGCCAACCCGGACGGGGTGATCATCGGAGCGAACCACGAGGCCGAGCGCGCGCTCGGGGCTCGATGCGCCTCCGGAGCGTCGCTCCTCGACGCCGTGCACCCGGACGACCTGCCGGGGTTTTCGCTGCAATGGCTGCGCCTCGCCGGCGGCGGGGCGCCGTCGCGCGCCGTGTCCAGGATCCAGGTGTCCGACCATGGCTATCGACCTTTCTCGTGGAGCGCGCGCCGGCTCCCCGAGAGCCCCGCGGTCCACGCCGTGCTCATCCCGGCCTCCGAGGAGGACCTGCCCCCCGCGCCCGCAAAGCCCGAGCCCTCGCGCCCCCAGGTGCACACCGAGCGCCTGTTGCGGGCCATCCTCGATACGCTCGACATCGCGGTGAGCGCGATCGACGAGCGCGGGGTCTTCACCTTCCACGAGGGAAAGGTCCTCGCCAAGGTCGACAAGGCATTTGCCAGCAACGTGGGGCTGAACATCTTCGAGCTCTACGCATCCACGCCCGTGGTCGTCGACAACGTACGGAGAGCGCTGGAAGGCCAGCAGGTGAATTACACGGTCGATGCGCACGACGCCGTGTGGGAGAACTGGTTCGCGCCGATCCGCGACGAGCAGGGGCAGGTCACGGGCGCCGTCGCGGTGTCCATCGACAAGACCGAATCGAGGCGGGCGATGCAGGAGCTCGAGGCGAGGCTCGCGATCATCGAGCGACAGCAGGAGGTCATCCGCAACCTCGAGACGCCGGTCATCCAGCTCTGGGAGCACGTGATCACGCTCCCGATGGTCGGGATCGTCGATAGCCGGCGCGCCGCCCGCGTGATGGACGACCTGCTCGCCGCGGTCGTCCGCACCGCGGCGCGCTATGCGATCCTGGATCTCACGGGCGTGGATACCGTGGACACGGCGACCGCGCTCCACCTCATCGGCCTCGTGCGCGCCATCCGTTTGCTCGGCGCCGAGGGGATCATCACCGGCATTCGACCCACCGTGGCGCAGACGATCGTGACATTGGGGCTCGACTTATCGAGCATCATCACCTGCGGCACCCTGCGCGACGGCCTCAAGCTCTGCATCAAACGCCTGAATGGCGCGGCGAGGGCGTAG
- a CDS encoding polysaccharide lyase gives MAHRIAVVALVLAGASLLACGDGGPSSPTGGAGGAGNGGASAGGAPGTGGGTSSGGAGGNAGSGVGGHGGTGGSNVDNAILHADFQQRAPGVYTEDMVPGDFVGKPPWNNGLDEERASIVDEAGNRFLRVTYPADEYGPANGGVQFKVPLGKTYQELYLSYRVRFGEGFAFMKGGKLPGLVGGSAPTGCVEDTTGFSARMMWRTGGAAVQYMYFPEKVNDCGDDYDYTSGGSAVQFEPGTWHTVEHRLVMNEPGAHDGVLEAWFDEQKVIEEKAFLFRLAGATYGIDTLYFSTFFGGSDASWAPPSAQTVDYDDFIVSTSPITH, from the coding sequence ATGGCTCACCGGATCGCTGTCGTTGCTCTCGTCCTCGCTGGCGCGTCTCTCCTCGCATGCGGGGACGGCGGTCCCTCCTCTCCCACGGGCGGCGCAGGCGGCGCAGGGAATGGAGGCGCCTCGGCAGGAGGCGCGCCGGGGACCGGCGGGGGCACGAGCTCGGGAGGCGCGGGCGGGAATGCGGGCTCGGGCGTGGGCGGCCATGGGGGCACCGGCGGATCGAACGTGGACAACGCGATCCTGCATGCAGATTTCCAGCAGCGCGCGCCGGGCGTCTACACCGAGGACATGGTGCCGGGCGATTTCGTCGGGAAGCCGCCCTGGAACAACGGGCTCGACGAGGAGCGCGCGAGCATCGTCGACGAGGCGGGCAATCGATTCCTGCGGGTGACGTACCCGGCGGACGAGTATGGCCCGGCAAACGGCGGCGTGCAGTTCAAGGTGCCGCTGGGCAAGACGTACCAGGAGCTCTATCTCTCCTACCGGGTGCGGTTCGGCGAGGGCTTCGCCTTCATGAAGGGCGGCAAGCTCCCCGGGCTCGTCGGCGGCTCGGCCCCCACGGGCTGCGTCGAGGACACGACCGGCTTCTCGGCGCGAATGATGTGGCGCACCGGAGGCGCGGCGGTCCAGTACATGTACTTCCCCGAGAAGGTCAACGACTGCGGCGACGACTACGATTACACGTCCGGCGGGAGCGCGGTCCAGTTCGAGCCGGGGACCTGGCACACGGTGGAGCACCGCCTGGTGATGAACGAGCCCGGCGCGCACGACGGCGTCCTCGAGGCCTGGTTCGACGAGCAGAAGGTCATCGAGGAGAAGGCCTTCCTCTTCCGGCTCGCCGGCGCGACCTACGGCATCGATACGCTGTATTTCTCGACCTTCTTCGGCGGCAGCGACGCGAGCTGGGCGCCGCCGTCCGCGCAGACCGTCGATTACGACGATTTCATCGTCTCCACGAGCCCCATCACGCATTGA
- a CDS encoding HutD family protein: protein MSPSIRHLRPSDYRVMPWKNGLGTTTEIAVHPPGAGLEDFAWRLSIADLAASGPFSTFPGIERILLQTEGEPMELEHAGRGRRRLALLSPYRFDGAWPTHGELGGTPARDFNIMARRALFRPSAAVHSLGRGSSVRLCLAAETQILHAFRGRIAIRVGGSDTAAELLPAETLIVDGQTELDVTADVEEAVVLVAALAGV, encoded by the coding sequence ATGAGCCCTTCGATTCGCCACCTCCGGCCGTCCGATTACCGCGTGATGCCCTGGAAGAACGGCCTCGGGACCACGACCGAGATCGCCGTCCACCCGCCTGGGGCCGGGCTCGAAGACTTCGCCTGGCGCCTGAGCATCGCCGATCTCGCGGCCTCGGGGCCGTTCTCCACCTTCCCGGGCATCGAGAGGATCCTCCTCCAGACCGAGGGTGAGCCGATGGAGCTCGAGCACGCGGGGAGGGGGAGGCGGCGGCTCGCGCTCCTGTCCCCCTATCGCTTCGACGGCGCGTGGCCGACGCACGGCGAGCTCGGAGGCACGCCCGCGCGCGATTTCAACATCATGGCGCGCCGCGCGCTCTTTCGCCCGAGCGCCGCCGTCCATTCGCTCGGCCGCGGCTCGTCGGTCCGCCTCTGCCTCGCGGCCGAGACGCAGATCCTCCACGCGTTCCGCGGCAGGATCGCCATTCGCGTCGGCGGGTCCGACACGGCCGCCGAGCTGCTCCCCGCGGAGACGCTGATCGTCGATGGCCAGACGGAGCTCGACGTCACCGCGGACGTGGAGGAGGCGGTGGTGCTCGTCGCGGCGCTCGCGGGCGTGTAG
- a CDS encoding DUF7305 domain-containing protein: MENTKLVSLLALIALPAVVAAACGDSGTGGTNASSGTGTGGGAGSGVGGEFVGSVGSGGAPASSSSGAGGNTLDAGLEDFCMGKGAIPIPGATECTGDIGKKTFLFAACSCTGFDASNTILTDSFSSSVDPNKPLAGGSIGVNGNYSAQAAASIKGALLVKGSMSTANQHDVVQDMQCGGDATISHPALAQSNATIGGTIGSNNKELTINGKLFTPIADNANKVNALGGAVVGPVDIETPCNCDDQVNIAGIVGAFAGTNDNDENGVAPDVLVANPSMPTEITLPCGRYSLTGIKSDSTVTVHLTGRTVLAVDGDVAVAGKLTIDLAPEAELDLFVKGNVSLTNQAAIGATERPAATRVYIGGSQVTLAGSFVLGANLYMPNAALQANNALEIFGAVFAKSITTAHQLEIHYDEAILTIDGCQPPDSACKDCHDCVNPTPACGPGGKCGPCTTNKDCCPPLICTANGACVLPPPK; this comes from the coding sequence ATGGAAAACACGAAGCTCGTTTCTCTTCTCGCCCTCATCGCGCTGCCCGCCGTCGTCGCCGCGGCCTGCGGGGATAGCGGCACGGGGGGCACGAACGCCAGCTCCGGGACGGGCACGGGTGGAGGGGCCGGGTCGGGCGTGGGCGGCGAATTCGTGGGATCCGTCGGGTCCGGCGGCGCGCCGGCTTCGTCCTCCTCGGGCGCGGGCGGAAACACCCTGGACGCGGGGCTCGAGGACTTCTGCATGGGCAAGGGCGCCATCCCGATCCCCGGCGCCACCGAATGCACCGGCGACATCGGCAAGAAGACGTTCCTCTTCGCCGCCTGCTCCTGCACGGGCTTCGACGCGAGCAACACCATCCTGACCGACTCGTTCTCGTCCTCGGTGGATCCCAACAAACCCCTCGCGGGCGGATCCATCGGCGTCAATGGCAATTACAGCGCCCAGGCCGCGGCGAGCATCAAGGGCGCGCTGCTCGTGAAGGGCTCGATGAGCACCGCGAACCAGCACGACGTGGTGCAGGACATGCAATGCGGCGGCGATGCGACCATCTCGCACCCGGCCCTCGCCCAGAGCAACGCGACGATCGGCGGCACCATCGGGAGCAACAACAAGGAGCTCACGATCAACGGCAAGCTCTTCACCCCGATCGCCGACAACGCGAACAAGGTGAACGCGCTCGGCGGCGCCGTCGTGGGCCCCGTCGACATCGAGACGCCCTGCAACTGCGACGATCAGGTCAACATCGCCGGCATCGTCGGGGCGTTTGCGGGGACGAACGATAACGACGAAAATGGCGTCGCGCCGGACGTGCTCGTGGCGAACCCGAGCATGCCCACCGAGATCACCCTGCCTTGCGGCCGGTATTCTCTCACGGGGATCAAGTCCGACAGCACGGTCACCGTGCACCTGACGGGCCGCACCGTGCTCGCCGTCGACGGCGACGTCGCGGTCGCCGGCAAGCTCACGATCGATCTCGCCCCGGAAGCCGAGCTCGACCTCTTCGTGAAGGGCAACGTCTCTCTGACGAACCAGGCCGCGATCGGCGCGACCGAGCGTCCCGCCGCCACGCGCGTCTACATCGGCGGATCCCAGGTGACGCTCGCCGGATCGTTCGTGCTCGGGGCGAACCTCTACATGCCGAACGCCGCGCTTCAGGCGAACAATGCCCTCGAGATCTTCGGCGCCGTGTTCGCCAAGAGCATCACCACGGCGCACCAGCTCGAGATCCATTACGACGAGGCCATCCTCACGATCGACGGCTGCCAGCCGCCGGACAGCGCGTGCAAGGATTGCCACGACTGCGTGAACCCCACCCCCGCCTGCGGCCCCGGCGGAAAGTGCGGCCCCTGCACCACGAACAAGGATTGCTGCCCGCCGCTCATCTGCACCGCGAACGGGGCGTGCGTGCTGCCTCCGCCGAAGTGA